One window of Acidobacteriota bacterium genomic DNA carries:
- a CDS encoding fumarylacetoacetate hydrolase family protein → MDRIYGILWNGERRHAIERDGTLRLVVGDLFGRYTLGDRVAEGESGAFSPAVRLIAPIAPSKIVAIGLNYRDHAAEQGKPLPKEPMLFLKPSTAVIGPGDPIQLPPGVGRVDHEAEMGIVIGRRATRVSAADAGAYIFGLTCSNDVTARDMQNRGYQYSHVKGFDTFAALGPSIAVGLDPADLAVEGWVNGVRRQSSRTNQLVFSAAELIEYISAIMTLLPGDVISTGTPSGIGPLVDGDTVTIKVEGVGELTNPIRNRD, encoded by the coding sequence ATGGATCGAATTTACGGGATTCTGTGGAACGGCGAGCGCCGGCACGCCATTGAGCGGGACGGCACACTGAGACTGGTCGTCGGTGATCTGTTCGGCCGCTATACCCTTGGGGATCGGGTTGCCGAGGGCGAGTCCGGTGCGTTTTCGCCGGCGGTGCGGCTGATTGCCCCGATCGCCCCGAGCAAGATCGTCGCGATCGGCCTGAACTACAGGGACCACGCCGCCGAGCAGGGCAAGCCGCTGCCCAAAGAGCCGATGCTGTTTCTCAAGCCGTCGACCGCGGTGATTGGACCGGGCGACCCAATCCAGTTGCCGCCCGGTGTCGGGCGCGTCGATCACGAGGCGGAGATGGGCATCGTGATCGGGCGGCGGGCCACGCGCGTCAGCGCCGCCGACGCCGGGGCGTACATCTTCGGTCTCACGTGTTCGAACGACGTGACCGCGCGCGACATGCAGAACCGCGGCTACCAGTATTCGCACGTCAAGGGGTTCGACACGTTTGCTGCGCTGGGGCCGTCGATCGCAGTGGGGCTCGATCCGGCCGATCTGGCTGTCGAAGGCTGGGTCAACGGCGTCAGGCGCCAGAGTTCGCGTACGAATCAGCTGGTGTTTTCGGCAGCCGAACTGATCGAGTACATCAGCGCGATCATGACGCTGCTGCCCGGTGACGTGATCTCCACGGGCACGCCGTCCGGCATCGGGCCGCTCGTGGACGGAGACACCGTCACGATCAAAGTCGAGGGCGTCGGCGAGCTGACCAATCCGATCAGAAACCGAGACTAG
- the hslU gene encoding ATP-dependent protease ATPase subunit HslU, whose amino-acid sequence MPIHPSSLTPFGSAMTPRQIVAELDKFVVGQHQAKRAVAIALRNRLRRQHLPKDLADEVMPKNILMIGPTGVGKTEIARRLARLAQSPFLKVEASRFTEVGYVGRDVESMIRDLVEIAVGMVRDERYRDVQAMAEERAEERLLDLLLPPRPPASADDEAARHEHAGQTREWLRAQLREGKLDERTVELELREQSLPMMQVVGGSSMEEIGLNLKDMLPGLFQGRKGSSSMKVPDARVHLIQEEQQKLVDMETVARTAIERVEQGGIIFVDEIDKIAGREGGHGPDVSREGVQRDILPIVEGTTVNTKHGIVRTDHILFIAAGAFHVSKPSDLIPELQGRFPIRVELEPLGRDEFVRILREPRHALITQYVALMATEGLTLAFTDGAIERIAALAAMVNERTENIGARRLHTVMEKLLDVISFEGPDRVEKSITIDADYVDHMLGDIVKNEDLSRYIL is encoded by the coding sequence ATGCCCATCCATCCGTCGTCGCTCACGCCCTTCGGGTCGGCTATGACCCCCCGCCAGATCGTCGCCGAACTCGACAAGTTCGTCGTCGGGCAGCACCAGGCCAAACGCGCCGTCGCGATTGCCCTTCGAAACAGGCTCAGACGACAGCATCTGCCGAAGGATCTGGCTGATGAGGTGATGCCGAAGAACATCCTCATGATCGGCCCGACCGGCGTGGGCAAGACCGAAATCGCGCGGCGCCTCGCGCGGCTGGCGCAGTCACCGTTTCTCAAGGTCGAGGCCTCGCGGTTCACCGAAGTGGGCTACGTCGGCCGCGACGTCGAGTCGATGATTCGCGACCTGGTCGAGATCGCGGTCGGCATGGTGCGCGACGAGCGCTACCGCGACGTGCAGGCGATGGCCGAAGAGCGTGCCGAGGAACGACTGCTGGATCTGCTGCTGCCGCCTCGGCCCCCGGCGTCCGCAGACGACGAGGCGGCGAGACACGAACACGCGGGCCAGACGCGCGAATGGCTGCGGGCGCAACTGCGGGAGGGCAAGCTCGACGAGCGTACCGTCGAACTGGAGTTGCGCGAGCAGAGCCTGCCGATGATGCAGGTGGTGGGCGGATCGTCAATGGAGGAGATCGGCCTCAATCTCAAGGACATGCTGCCCGGTCTGTTCCAGGGACGCAAGGGAAGCAGCAGCATGAAGGTGCCGGATGCCCGGGTCCACCTGATCCAGGAAGAGCAGCAGAAACTGGTGGACATGGAGACCGTGGCGCGCACGGCCATCGAACGGGTCGAGCAGGGCGGCATCATTTTCGTCGACGAGATCGACAAGATCGCCGGGCGCGAGGGCGGCCACGGTCCGGATGTCAGCCGCGAGGGCGTGCAGCGCGACATCCTCCCGATTGTCGAGGGCACCACCGTCAACACCAAGCACGGCATCGTGCGGACCGATCACATCCTGTTCATTGCGGCTGGCGCGTTCCATGTGTCGAAACCATCCGACCTGATTCCGGAGCTGCAGGGTCGGTTCCCGATTCGCGTGGAACTCGAACCCCTCGGCCGGGATGAGTTCGTCCGGATCCTGCGTGAGCCGCGCCATGCGCTCATCACCCAGTACGTGGCGTTGATGGCCACCGAAGGGCTGACACTGGCCTTTACCGATGGCGCGATCGAGCGCATCGCGGCCCTGGCGGCCATGGTCAACGAGCGGACCGAGAATATCGGGGCCCGCCGGCTGCACACTGTGATGGAAAAGCTGCTCGACGTCATTTCGTTCGAGGGGCCCGATCGCGTGGAGAAATCGATTACGATTGATGCCGATTATGTGGACCACATGCTTGGGGACATCGTGAAGAACGAGGATCTGAGCCGGTACATCCTGTGA
- the hslV gene encoding ATP-dependent protease subunit HslV gives MMIHATTILTVRHLDRVVMASDGQVTLGATVVKHGARKIRRLYNDRVLAGFAGSAADSFALFSRFEAKLDQYRGNLERSAVELAKDWRTDRALRRLEAMLAVADQKSTFLLSGTGDLIEPDDGIVGIGAGGMYAVAAARALARNTAFDARTIAEIAMGLTAEICIYTNTRFTIEELAITSQQPEPSA, from the coding sequence ATGATGATTCACGCGACGACGATTCTGACGGTCCGTCACTTGGACCGCGTGGTGATGGCGAGCGACGGCCAGGTGACGCTTGGAGCGACCGTCGTCAAGCATGGCGCGCGGAAGATCCGCCGCCTCTACAACGACCGGGTACTGGCGGGATTTGCCGGTTCGGCCGCCGATTCGTTCGCGTTGTTCTCGCGTTTCGAAGCCAAGCTCGATCAGTATCGCGGCAACCTCGAACGGTCGGCCGTTGAGCTGGCGAAGGACTGGCGGACCGATCGGGCGCTCCGGCGCCTCGAGGCGATGCTGGCGGTCGCGGACCAGAAATCGACGTTCCTGCTCTCGGGCACCGGCGATTTGATCGAACCGGACGACGGCATTGTGGGTATCGGCGCGGGCGGGATGTATGCGGTGGCGGCAGCACGGGCCCTCGCGCGCAACACGGCGTTTGACGCCCGGACGATCGCGGAGATCGCGATGGGGCTGACCGCCGAGATCTGCATCTACACGAATACCCGGTTCACGATCGAAGAGTTGGCCATCACTTCGCAGCAGCCTGAGCCGAGCGCCTAG
- a CDS encoding PEGA domain-containing protein, with the protein MPSSSGGSVGSSGSPASYGGSANYRDSRRRDSAGDPRSANAPTTEASPWYSRPRGNSPVTGTATVRTTPAGGTGTQLPGGSYSNPWYGPYYGSYPGYYGSGGYYGNYGWGMFGLGTSYFFDPFWMSYGGYPGYGYGSGYGYGSGYGSGYGDVYGGGYGWSTPSGFAPSTRMMGSIRLKVKPNQAAVYVDGYYSGRVDDFDGVFQKLRLEPGPHKIEISAQGFQSISFDVNIRVGENINYQGVLETIR; encoded by the coding sequence ATGCCATCATCGTCCGGCGGGTCGGTTGGGAGCAGCGGCAGTCCCGCCTCGTATGGCGGGTCGGCGAACTATCGCGACTCCCGGCGTCGCGACAGCGCGGGTGACCCCCGCTCGGCTAATGCTCCGACCACCGAGGCCTCGCCGTGGTATTCCCGGCCGCGCGGGAACAGTCCGGTCACGGGCACGGCGACGGTAAGGACGACGCCGGCTGGTGGCACCGGCACCCAGTTGCCTGGCGGATCCTATAGCAATCCCTGGTATGGGCCGTACTACGGTTCGTACCCGGGCTATTACGGATCGGGTGGCTACTACGGAAACTACGGTTGGGGAATGTTCGGCCTCGGCACGTCGTACTTCTTCGACCCGTTCTGGATGAGCTACGGAGGATACCCTGGCTATGGCTATGGCAGTGGCTACGGCTATGGCAGTGGCTATGGCAGTGGCTACGGCGACGTGTACGGTGGCGGGTATGGCTGGAGTACGCCCAGCGGATTCGCGCCTTCGACGCGCATGATGGGCAGTATCAGGCTCAAGGTCAAGCCGAACCAGGCCGCCGTGTACGTCGACGGCTACTACTCCGGACGAGTGGATGATTTTGATGGCGTCTTCCAGAAGTTGCGGCTCGAGCCCGGGCCCCACAAGATCGAGATTTCGGCGCAAGGGTTCCAGTCGATTTCGTTCGACGTGAACATCCGCGTCGGAGAGAACATCAACTACCAGGGCGTGCTCGAGACCATCAGATAG
- a CDS encoding amino acid permease, protein MSQTSTNPQTLDRRLGPFDAAAIVISNVIGVGIFITPGIIAQLVPHPLLFLAVWLGGGLLAFAGAMAYAELGTLRPRSGGEYVYLREGYGRLAAFLTGWTSFVAGFAGAIAAGALGAADYLGRFLPVASDATPVFIIPVPGMPIVLSPRTAVALAIIFGLALIHIRGLGPGRLVQNTLAVVKVGALALFVAIGIGVGRGSFANLQAAAPAGASFNWSLAFIIVMFSYSGWNAASYVAEEIRDPGRNVPKALALGTVAVVLLYLGLNFLYIYAVPIGEIGGLQGEIAMVAADRLLGPLAAQVLGGLAVVVLLGSLSAMTIAGPRVYFAMARDGAFFPAAAKIHPRFHTPWVAIVAQTLWSSLLILTNTKDQLAEYTGFAVLLFSAVAVSVVFVLRRRYPNEPRPFKAWGYPVAPAIFVLASLAIMVAAIMGRPGPSLWGALIILAGIPVYYLFWGRRKE, encoded by the coding sequence GTGTCTCAGACATCGACCAACCCACAAACGCTTGATCGCCGACTCGGTCCCTTCGATGCCGCCGCCATCGTCATCTCGAACGTGATCGGCGTCGGCATCTTCATTACACCCGGGATCATCGCACAACTGGTGCCGCATCCTCTCCTGTTTCTGGCCGTCTGGCTCGGCGGCGGGCTGCTGGCGTTTGCCGGTGCGATGGCCTACGCCGAACTGGGCACGCTGCGGCCCCGATCAGGCGGCGAATATGTCTATCTGCGCGAAGGGTACGGCCGCCTGGCAGCGTTTCTGACGGGCTGGACGTCGTTTGTCGCGGGCTTTGCGGGCGCCATCGCCGCCGGCGCGCTGGGGGCCGCCGACTACCTCGGCAGATTCCTGCCTGTCGCGAGTGATGCGACGCCAGTCTTCATCATTCCGGTTCCTGGCATGCCGATCGTGCTGTCGCCGCGCACGGCCGTGGCGCTGGCCATCATCTTCGGGCTCGCGCTGATTCACATTCGCGGCCTCGGGCCCGGACGACTGGTGCAGAACACGCTGGCCGTCGTGAAGGTGGGGGCGCTGGCGCTGTTTGTCGCGATCGGGATCGGCGTGGGCCGCGGCAGTTTCGCCAACCTGCAGGCGGCCGCGCCCGCGGGTGCGTCCTTCAACTGGTCGCTGGCGTTCATCATTGTGATGTTCTCCTACAGCGGATGGAATGCCGCGTCGTACGTCGCCGAGGAAATTCGAGACCCTGGGCGCAATGTGCCGAAGGCGCTCGCCCTGGGAACGGTGGCCGTCGTACTGCTGTATCTCGGGTTGAACTTCCTTTACATCTACGCCGTGCCGATTGGCGAGATCGGCGGTTTGCAGGGAGAGATCGCCATGGTGGCGGCCGACCGGCTGCTCGGCCCGCTGGCGGCGCAGGTGCTGGGTGGACTCGCCGTCGTCGTGTTGTTGGGCAGCTTGAGCGCGATGACAATTGCCGGGCCGCGCGTATATTTCGCCATGGCGCGCGACGGGGCGTTCTTTCCCGCGGCGGCAAAAATCCACCCGCGGTTCCACACGCCGTGGGTCGCGATCGTCGCCCAGACGCTGTGGAGTTCGCTGCTGATTCTTACCAACACCAAGGACCAGTTGGCGGAGTACACCGGATTTGCCGTGCTGCTGTTCTCGGCCGTTGCGGTGAGCGTGGTGTTCGTGCTGCGCCGGCGTTACCCGAACGAGCCGCGGCCGTTCAAAGCGTGGGGCTACCCGGTTGCACCGGCCATCTTCGTGCTTGCCTCGCTGGCCATCATGGTGGCGGCGATTATGGGACGGCCCGGCCCTTCCTTGTGGGGCGCCCTGATTATCCTGGCTGGGATTCCTGTCTACTACCTGTTCTGGGGCAGACGGAAAGAGTGA
- a CDS encoding protein-L-isoaspartate(D-aspartate) O-methyltransferase: protein MAAPTPPADSTQRPGVQDDFTRERLAMVAEQIAGRGVDDPRVLAAMREVPRHLFVAERDRANAYIDAPLGIDHGQTISQPYIVALMTKLARPRQTDRALEIGTGSGYQAAVLSMLVDRVFSLEIVAALADTARDRLAALGYRNVTVRQGDGYLGWPGEAPFDIILVTAAPDDVPPALVSQLRPGGRLVIPVGRAGAVQDLVVIEKDAAGAITRRSVIPVRFVPLVKKR, encoded by the coding sequence ATGGCTGCACCGACTCCGCCAGCCGACAGCACGCAACGCCCTGGCGTTCAGGACGACTTCACCCGCGAGCGACTGGCCATGGTGGCCGAGCAGATCGCCGGCCGCGGCGTCGACGACCCGCGAGTGCTCGCGGCGATGCGCGAGGTGCCGCGGCACCTGTTTGTCGCGGAGCGAGATCGCGCCAACGCGTACATCGACGCGCCGCTCGGCATCGACCACGGCCAGACGATCTCCCAGCCGTACATCGTTGCCTTGATGACGAAACTGGCCCGCCCGCGCCAGACCGACCGGGCACTCGAAATCGGGACCGGATCAGGCTACCAGGCCGCCGTGCTGTCCATGCTGGTCGATCGGGTGTTCAGCCTCGAGATCGTCGCGGCGCTGGCCGACACGGCGCGGGATCGGCTGGCCGCACTGGGATATCGGAATGTCACCGTCCGTCAGGGCGACGGCTACCTCGGATGGCCGGGCGAGGCCCCCTTCGACATCATCCTCGTGACCGCGGCGCCGGACGATGTCCCGCCCGCACTGGTGTCACAACTGCGCCCGGGCGGGCGACTGGTGATTCCGGTCGGACGCGCGGGAGCGGTTCAGGATCTCGTGGTGATTGAGAAGGACGCGGCGGGTGCGATCACGCGCCGCAGCGTGATTCCCGTGCGCTTTGTACCGTTGGTGAAGAAGAGGTAG
- a CDS encoding RNA polymerase sigma factor yields MTVTDEELVARSVAGDSESFNQLIVRWERPIYALAYRQIGREEDARDVCQEAFLRAFRALPGFKGQAKFSSWLYRITLNLCRDWMRRQRRAPFVQVPEGVDVSDLAAAHAAPSESIEDVIGRKDVGRHVARAMQMLPEEQRSTILLKEYHDLTFQEIAELQGCPLSTVKTRLYQGLIVLRRELERNGVVAGMGGRS; encoded by the coding sequence ATGACGGTAACTGACGAGGAACTGGTCGCGCGCAGCGTCGCGGGCGACTCGGAGAGCTTCAACCAGCTGATTGTTCGCTGGGAGCGGCCGATCTACGCCCTGGCGTACCGCCAGATCGGCCGCGAGGAAGATGCGCGGGACGTGTGCCAGGAGGCGTTCCTCCGGGCGTTCCGTGCGCTGCCCGGCTTCAAAGGCCAGGCGAAATTCTCGTCGTGGCTCTATCGGATCACGCTGAATCTCTGCCGCGACTGGATGCGCCGCCAGCGGCGCGCTCCATTCGTGCAGGTGCCGGAAGGCGTGGACGTCTCCGATCTGGCGGCAGCCCACGCCGCGCCGTCCGAGTCCATCGAAGATGTGATCGGGCGCAAGGATGTCGGCCGGCACGTAGCCAGGGCGATGCAGATGCTGCCGGAAGAGCAGCGCTCGACGATTCTGCTGAAGGAGTATCACGACCTGACATTTCAGGAAATCGCCGAACTGCAGGGATGTCCGTTGAGCACGGTCAAGACGCGTTTGTACCAGGGGTTGATCGTGCTGCGGCGGGAACTCGAGCGAAACGGCGTGGTGGCAGGGATGGGTGGACGATCATGA
- a CDS encoding response regulator, with translation MDDVFLTTEEVLEYLQVNLRTVYRLIKAGKIPAVRVGRQWRFRKTDIDRWLTTQATAFPVTDPSAAGASATEAGPLSTRRRRVLVVDDEATIRELLTRTLLLAEYDVEEAPDGRAALALMRTTAFDLLITDLKMPGVDGLALIRDAHRLAPTMPAIVITGHSTEASAIDAANVGVAGYPTKPFRIARVLATVAKALGE, from the coding sequence ATGGATGACGTTTTCCTCACCACCGAAGAAGTTCTCGAGTACCTTCAGGTCAACCTGAGGACGGTCTACCGTCTGATCAAGGCCGGAAAGATCCCGGCTGTGCGAGTCGGGCGCCAGTGGAGGTTCCGGAAAACGGACATCGATCGCTGGCTCACCACTCAGGCCACGGCGTTTCCTGTCACTGATCCGTCGGCAGCGGGCGCCTCGGCCACGGAAGCCGGGCCTCTATCGACGCGACGCCGGCGCGTGCTGGTGGTGGACGACGAAGCCACGATCCGCGAGCTCTTGACCCGGACGCTGCTGCTGGCGGAATACGATGTCGAGGAAGCGCCAGATGGCCGCGCTGCGCTCGCCCTGATGCGGACCACCGCGTTCGATCTGCTCATCACGGATCTCAAGATGCCCGGCGTGGACGGCCTGGCGCTGATTCGCGACGCGCACCGGCTCGCGCCGACGATGCCGGCCATCGTCATCACGGGGCATTCCACCGAGGCCAGCGCGATTGATGCCGCCAATGTCGGGGTGGCCGGCTATCCCACGAAGCCGTTCCGGATCGCCAGGGTCCTCGCCACCGTCGCCAAGGCGCTCGGCGAGTAG
- a CDS encoding ABC-F family ATP-binding cassette domain-containing protein produces MIQLSSLTKAFGDRVLLQDVTWQVSDGERVGLCGPNGAGKTTVLRMLAGLDEPDAGGIVKPSGTRVGYLPQDGLTHEGLTLYAEAALAFKGLLDAKSEMQTLEDRLADPAVPVSEHDEILHRYSHLQDLFRLHDGYAIDLKIDTVLRGLGFRPADYDRSTRAFSGGWQMRIALAKLLLERPELLLLDEPTNHLDLDARNWLEGYLNDYPYAVILVSHDRYFLDAVVDRIADINLRTLTDYPGNYSHYLAERDARMERLRDAKRRQDDEVARIKMFIDRFRYQATKAAQVQSRIKLLEKVTPVEVPPERKRVRFHFPTCEKSGRMVFDLKEVAKAYGTTSVFTGANLHIERGDRIALLGPNGAGKSTLMRMLSGVEPPDAGERTLGHQVVMQYFAQDEATRLDPDLTVYETLSSGSPLHMVPMIRDILGGFLFSGDDVYKRVGVLSGGERTRLAVARMLLLPSNTLLLDEPTNHLDLDSKDVLLDALMDYGGTLIVVSHDRYFIDGLATKVVEIGDGRALLYPGTYEEFHWSRTHAGQPPALPDPLDIGRRPASKAPAPSRALPATTPAVRGEKRPAPSKHPAPAAAPDRAAEYEARKRADAEARKRARARKALRDRIAELESRISNRESRIKDIEALMAAPGFYDNRDTSKPIIDEHQKLMWDVGNLMSQWEALQSHASEDGGSEGSQ; encoded by the coding sequence ATGATTCAGCTCTCATCCCTGACAAAAGCGTTTGGCGACCGCGTTCTGCTGCAGGACGTCACGTGGCAGGTGTCCGACGGCGAACGCGTCGGCCTGTGCGGCCCGAACGGTGCCGGCAAGACGACGGTGCTCCGGATGCTGGCCGGCCTCGATGAGCCTGATGCGGGCGGCATCGTCAAGCCGTCAGGCACGCGTGTCGGGTACCTTCCGCAGGACGGCCTGACGCACGAAGGCCTCACGCTCTACGCGGAAGCCGCCTTGGCATTCAAGGGGCTGCTCGACGCGAAGTCCGAGATGCAGACACTCGAGGATCGGCTGGCGGACCCGGCCGTGCCGGTCTCCGAGCACGACGAGATTCTGCATCGCTACAGTCATCTCCAGGATCTGTTTCGCCTCCACGACGGCTACGCGATCGATCTGAAGATCGACACCGTGCTCCGGGGCCTCGGGTTCCGGCCGGCCGACTACGACCGCTCCACGCGCGCCTTCTCGGGCGGATGGCAGATGCGTATTGCACTCGCCAAGCTGTTGCTCGAGCGACCCGAACTGCTGCTGCTCGATGAACCGACCAATCATCTCGACCTCGACGCGCGCAACTGGCTCGAGGGGTACCTGAACGATTATCCTTACGCGGTCATCCTCGTCTCGCACGATCGGTACTTTCTCGACGCCGTCGTCGATCGGATCGCCGACATCAATCTGCGCACGCTGACCGACTACCCCGGCAACTACTCCCACTACCTTGCCGAACGCGACGCCCGGATGGAACGACTGCGCGACGCCAAGCGCCGGCAGGATGACGAGGTGGCGCGAATCAAGATGTTCATCGATCGGTTCCGGTACCAGGCGACCAAGGCCGCCCAGGTGCAGAGCCGCATCAAGCTGCTCGAGAAGGTCACGCCGGTCGAGGTGCCGCCGGAGCGGAAGCGCGTGCGTTTTCATTTTCCGACGTGCGAGAAGAGCGGGCGGATGGTATTCGATCTGAAGGAGGTCGCCAAGGCCTACGGGACGACCTCGGTCTTCACCGGCGCAAACCTGCACATCGAGCGCGGCGATCGCATCGCGCTTCTCGGACCCAACGGCGCCGGAAAATCGACGCTGATGCGCATGCTTTCAGGTGTCGAGCCCCCCGACGCGGGCGAACGGACGCTGGGTCATCAGGTGGTGATGCAGTACTTCGCGCAGGACGAGGCGACACGGCTCGATCCGGATCTGACGGTCTACGAGACGCTGTCGTCAGGATCCCCGTTGCATATGGTGCCGATGATTCGCGACATTCTTGGCGGCTTCCTGTTCTCGGGCGACGATGTGTACAAGCGGGTGGGCGTGCTGTCGGGCGGCGAACGGACGAGGCTGGCCGTGGCGCGCATGCTGCTGCTGCCGTCCAACACGTTGTTGCTCGACGAGCCCACCAACCACCTCGATCTCGATTCGAAGGACGTGCTGCTCGATGCCCTGATGGATTACGGCGGCACGCTCATCGTTGTCTCGCACGATCGATACTTCATCGACGGGCTGGCGACCAAAGTCGTGGAGATTGGCGACGGCCGGGCCCTGCTCTACCCTGGCACCTACGAGGAATTCCATTGGAGCCGGACGCATGCAGGACAGCCGCCGGCACTTCCGGATCCGCTCGACATCGGACGCAGGCCCGCCTCGAAGGCCCCGGCGCCATCGCGCGCGTTGCCTGCGACGACTCCCGCGGTCCGCGGCGAGAAGAGGCCCGCGCCATCGAAACATCCGGCACCCGCGGCCGCCCCCGATCGGGCGGCCGAGTACGAGGCGAGGAAGAGAGCGGATGCCGAGGCACGAAAGCGGGCACGGGCGCGCAAGGCGCTGCGCGATCGGATCGCCGAACTCGAGAGCCGCATCAGTAATCGCGAGAGCCGGATCAAGGACATCGAGGCCTTGATGGCTGCACCCGGCTTCTACGACAACCGTGATACGTCCAAACCGATCATCGACGAGCACCAGAAACTGATGTGGGACGTCGGCAACCTGATGAGCCAGTGGGAAGCTCTGCAGAGCCACGCGTCGGAAGACGGTGGGAGTGAAGGTAGTCAGTAG
- a CDS encoding adenosine deaminase family protein — protein sequence MNRRTNAAGSGGADTRRETDSIPTVDLHRHFEAGLTPETIARLAARHGLSEVRVRSGEIVPGVDPQDPESIRRYYRGIAAGFGGPDGFGRFVDSFGLPLSVLRTLEDLEEAAFDQIVDGADRGSLHTELRGSPFSYQEFVNASIEDIGAALVHGVERAWRERGASGTFLLSFSRQKGLGAAGLGPAGRQAPAIADLAARLHQSDRPVGLDIAGFPETPFPPRRFQEALGPAREAGVPLTVHAGEQGRPPAYVGAPPALIVEAIEALGARRIGHGTSLAASRDARQLVRERGIAIECCPVSNDRLGFVPLAQHPLPLFLDEQLLVSVGTDDPLMFGPFTVAETCDMVASAPGLDGAWRLQLTKNGIESAFVSDERRRWLRRQLAGASERPGAEGSQ from the coding sequence ATGAATCGAAGGACTAACGCCGCTGGCTCGGGCGGCGCGGACACGCGGCGCGAGACGGATAGCATTCCGACCGTTGACCTGCACCGTCACTTCGAGGCGGGGCTGACACCCGAGACCATCGCGCGGCTGGCCGCGCGGCATGGTCTCTCGGAGGTTCGTGTCCGATCGGGCGAAATCGTCCCCGGTGTCGATCCCCAGGATCCCGAATCCATCCGGCGCTACTACCGCGGGATCGCGGCAGGCTTCGGCGGCCCCGACGGCTTTGGGCGGTTCGTTGATTCGTTCGGCCTGCCGCTGTCGGTGCTCCGCACGCTCGAGGATCTGGAAGAGGCCGCGTTCGATCAAATCGTGGATGGCGCCGATCGCGGCAGCCTGCACACCGAGCTGCGAGGATCGCCCTTCAGTTACCAGGAGTTCGTCAACGCTTCAATCGAGGACATCGGTGCCGCGCTCGTTCACGGCGTCGAGCGCGCCTGGCGCGAACGCGGGGCGAGCGGGACATTCCTGCTGTCCTTCAGCCGTCAGAAGGGACTTGGCGCAGCCGGCCTCGGTCCGGCTGGCCGGCAGGCTCCCGCTATTGCCGATCTTGCAGCCAGGCTGCATCAGTCGGATCGCCCGGTCGGCCTCGACATCGCCGGCTTTCCGGAAACACCGTTTCCTCCGCGCCGCTTTCAGGAGGCGCTCGGGCCCGCGCGCGAGGCCGGCGTGCCCCTCACCGTGCACGCTGGCGAACAGGGGAGACCGCCCGCGTACGTCGGAGCGCCTCCCGCGTTGATTGTCGAGGCCATCGAGGCGCTCGGCGCCAGACGGATCGGTCACGGCACATCGCTGGCGGCCTCGCGCGATGCACGACAGCTCGTGCGCGAGCGCGGCATCGCGATCGAGTGCTGCCCGGTGTCAAACGATCGCCTGGGCTTCGTGCCGCTTGCGCAGCATCCGCTCCCGCTGTTTCTCGACGAACAGCTGCTCGTCTCTGTCGGCACCGACGACCCGCTGATGTTCGGTCCCTTCACGGTGGCGGAGACGTGTGACATGGTGGCTTCCGCACCGGGACTGGACGGTGCGTGGCGGCTTCAATTGACGAAGAATGGCATCGAGTCGGCGTTCGTCAGCGACGAACGGCGCCGCTGGCTGCGACGACAACTCGCGGGTGCCAGTGAGCGGCCAGGCGCAGAGGGTAGCCAGTAG